One window of the Tepidimicrobium xylanilyticum genome contains the following:
- a CDS encoding PTS sugar transporter subunit IIB, whose amino-acid sequence MLNIVLVCSAGMSTSLLVSKMNKVAKEKGLDVNVIAIAEADVKNNMDKVDVMLLGPQVRYLLPKMKEMMEVKGVPVDIVDTVSYGTMNGEKVLEQALSMVKDK is encoded by the coding sequence ATGCTGAATATTGTGCTTGTTTGCTCAGCAGGTATGTCGACTAGTTTATTGGTTAGCAAGATGAATAAGGTAGCTAAGGAAAAAGGTTTGGATGTAAATGTAATTGCTATAGCAGAAGCAGATGTAAAGAACAATATGGACAAGGTAGATGTTATGTTGCTTGGACCTCAAGTAAGATATCTATTGCCAAAGATGAAGGAGATGATGGAAGTAAAAGGGGTACCCGTTGATATAGTAGATACCGTAAGCTATGGAACTATGAATGGGGAAAAGGTTTTAGAACAGGCTTTAAGTATGGTAAAGGATAAATAA
- a CDS encoding sigma 54-interacting transcriptional regulator, translating into MGRIDEVFKILTQLEKEKQEGISAADIASILGMDRSNVSRYLNILYKNRRVEKINGRPVLYKSIKGYTSSVCDEEDPYIGFNNSLDKLVGARQSLAIPIQKAKAAILYPPKGLHTLLLGETGVGKSMFAKLMYQFAIESKVVVENAPFIRFNCADYADNPNLLTAQIFGVKKGAYTGADRDRDGLLKKADKGFIFLDEIHRLPPQGQEMLFTYIDNGFFRPLGDAENLIRVDVRIIAATTEDPKSHLLKTFTRRIPMIITLPPIRDRSLSERYSLIETFIREESHRLGMSIYINKNSIISYLLYDCPNNIGQLKSDIQLACAKAFLRYKSEQDDYLIINQGDLPNHVRKGILNINQYRKEIDELLNSTYDVLKFDQHERLPLSLKEDENISGDFYTAIEERLESLKEAGMDEQAINEIMNIDIESHFRKYIGHIYRRFDRRGISNVVNEDILQVAEEILLLAQKHLGKEFDEKIYFGLSFHLERSIERIRRGEKIYNPKLNFIRINYEEEFLFAVKIAKLLDNKFNIETPVDEIGYLAMFFTTDSNNKFIEKKPKVGVIVAMHGRSTASSMVEVANSLIGVEHAVALDMPLSMNPKIMYELTKNKVLEVHEGKGVIMMVDMGSLTNFGDMIWEETGIEVRTIEKVSTPMVIEVLRKVILGYELDEVVNSFVGKVSIKDEVSKPMRDENVIITACFTGDGASKKLESIIRANLDGKNLEIVPINIIDEERFEKRIDRLANKYNVMAIVATVDIDIDYIPFVAAMDILQGDGIERLKKIIEQENIYSKIGESLQEHITNLDGKEVTRDIKYLIRSIEKGLGIEVVSDAKIGIVLHIAFLIDNLLNGVVPRKFDNLEVYSNLYAKEMGIVKRSILFVEKKYGISVEEDELAYILKLFLLNQKGV; encoded by the coding sequence TTGGGTAGGATAGATGAGGTATTCAAGATTTTAACTCAATTGGAAAAGGAAAAGCAAGAGGGAATTTCTGCTGCTGATATAGCTTCAATATTGGGTATGGATAGGTCCAATGTTAGCAGATATTTAAATATTCTATATAAAAATAGAAGAGTAGAAAAGATAAATGGAAGGCCAGTATTATATAAATCTATTAAGGGTTATACTAGTTCAGTCTGTGATGAAGAAGACCCATACATAGGTTTTAATAACAGTTTGGATAAATTAGTGGGTGCAAGGCAGAGTCTGGCTATTCCCATACAAAAAGCAAAGGCTGCAATCTTATACCCTCCCAAGGGATTGCATACTTTACTTTTAGGGGAAACAGGTGTAGGAAAGTCCATGTTTGCTAAGCTAATGTACCAGTTTGCCATAGAATCTAAAGTGGTGGTAGAAAATGCTCCATTTATACGATTTAATTGTGCGGACTATGCGGATAATCCAAACCTATTAACGGCACAGATATTTGGAGTAAAAAAAGGTGCTTATACTGGTGCCGATAGAGATAGGGATGGACTGCTTAAAAAGGCTGATAAGGGATTTATATTTCTAGATGAAATCCATAGGCTACCACCTCAAGGGCAGGAAATGTTATTTACCTATATTGATAATGGATTTTTTAGACCTCTAGGAGATGCTGAAAATCTAATCCGGGTAGATGTTAGGATAATAGCTGCAACTACAGAAGATCCCAAATCCCACCTTTTGAAAACCTTTACCCGTAGAATACCCATGATAATAACATTACCTCCTATAAGAGATAGAAGCTTATCTGAAAGATATTCACTAATTGAAACCTTTATTAGAGAAGAATCCCATAGATTAGGTATGAGTATATATATAAACAAGAACTCAATTATTTCTTATCTATTATATGATTGTCCCAACAATATAGGGCAGCTTAAATCGGATATACAGTTAGCTTGTGCCAAGGCTTTTTTAAGATATAAATCTGAACAGGATGATTATCTAATCATTAATCAAGGAGATTTACCCAACCATGTAAGAAAAGGAATATTGAATATCAATCAGTATAGAAAAGAAATCGATGAATTGTTAAATTCCACTTATGATGTTTTAAAATTCGATCAGCATGAAAGACTGCCCTTATCATTGAAAGAAGATGAGAATATATCGGGTGACTTTTATACTGCGATTGAGGAAAGACTAGAATCTTTGAAGGAAGCTGGCATGGATGAACAGGCTATTAATGAGATAATGAATATCGATATTGAATCTCATTTTAGGAAGTATATAGGGCATATATATAGGCGGTTTGATAGAAGAGGAATTTCAAATGTAGTGAATGAAGACATACTCCAAGTAGCTGAAGAAATCCTATTACTAGCTCAAAAACATTTAGGAAAGGAATTTGATGAAAAAATATATTTTGGGCTATCTTTCCATTTGGAAAGGAGTATTGAAAGGATAAGAAGAGGGGAGAAGATATATAATCCTAAGCTGAATTTCATAAGGATTAATTATGAAGAAGAATTTTTATTTGCAGTAAAAATAGCTAAGCTTCTAGATAATAAGTTTAATATAGAAACCCCTGTAGATGAAATTGGCTATTTGGCCATGTTTTTTACAACAGATTCAAATAATAAATTCATAGAGAAAAAACCAAAGGTGGGAGTAATAGTTGCTATGCATGGTAGGTCAACAGCCAGCAGCATGGTAGAGGTGGCTAATAGTCTAATAGGTGTAGAACATGCAGTTGCCCTGGATATGCCACTTTCCATGAACCCAAAGATTATGTATGAGTTAACAAAAAATAAAGTTTTAGAAGTTCATGAAGGAAAAGGCGTAATCATGATGGTGGATATGGGTTCGTTGACAAACTTCGGAGATATGATATGGGAAGAGACTGGAATAGAGGTAAGGACTATAGAAAAAGTGAGCACTCCAATGGTAATTGAAGTATTAAGAAAGGTTATATTAGGTTATGAACTGGATGAAGTTGTTAATTCCTTTGTGGGAAAGGTTTCTATTAAAGATGAAGTGTCCAAGCCAATGAGGGATGAAAATGTAATTATTACTGCTTGTTTTACAGGGGATGGTGCTTCCAAAAAACTCGAATCAATAATAAGGGCAAATCTTGATGGTAAAAATCTGGAAATAGTACCCATTAATATTATAGATGAAGAAAGGTTTGAGAAGAGGATAGATAGATTAGCTAACAAATATAATGTTATGGCTATTGTAGCAACTGTGGATATAGATATAGATTATATACCTTTTGTAGCTGCAATGGATATATTACAGGGCGATGGCATAGAAAGGTTGAAAAAAATTATAGAACAGGAAAATATATACTCAAAGATAGGAGAATCTTTACAAGAACATATTACAAATTTAGATGGAAAAGAAGTAACAAGGGATATTAAATATTTGATTAGGAGTATCGAAAAAGGTTTAGGTATAGAAGTGGTTTCCGATGCTAAAATAGGAATAGTGCTCCATATTGCTTTTTTAATAGATAATCTTCTAAATGGTGTAGTACCTAGAAAGTTTGATAACTTAGAGGTTTATAGCAATTTATATGCAAAGGAGATGGGCATTGTTAAAAGAAGCATTTTGTTTGTGGAAAAAAAATATGGGATTTCAGTGGAAGAGGACGAATTGGCATATATTTTAAAATTGTTTTTACTGAATCAAAAGGGTGTGTAA